A window of the Dyadobacter pollutisoli genome harbors these coding sequences:
- a CDS encoding SusC/RagA family TonB-linked outer membrane protein, with protein sequence MKERLRYFFNRMGVIVALLTVLSTTSYAQMVKVQGIVKDASGPLPGVSVLAKGTTAGTITDANGNYKLDIANNAVLVFTFIGYIATEVELADHSPKANGVYELDVTLNNNINNLDEVVVVGFGTQKKVNLTGAVATVDAKAIESRPVRNATQALQGLVTGLNISQNNGSLESNPSINIRGNGTIGNSSSSPLIMVDGMEGSLNAINPQDIESISVLKDAAAAAVYGSRAAFGVILVTTKRGKAGKLSINYNNSFRATTPVLMPKMMDSYTFALYFNDAGQNGGSAPHFNTDQLQRIQDYQSGKITTSVIANPNNPLYWADGYGYGNANVDWYKEMFRSKTLSQEHNFSLSGGTEKTQVYISGNYMGQQGLMKFNQDDFTRYGLTAKINSKLTEALSVNYSTRFIREDYNRPANLTNGFYQDLGRQGWPTLPLYDPNGFLFSSPSPALAMKDGGKDRNQTDNLYNQLQLVLEPVKGWKSFAEINYRTRNDFRHWDLQKTYNHDVNGSPYVYSNNSAVYEYANKENYFNANLYSEYSRTIAQKHFFKIMGGFQTELTKYHNLGAQRNGILVPSLPTIATTSGTDANGLAVAPSVTGVYQRWATAGFFGRLNYDYDGKYLLEANLRYDGSSRYRAQQRWDLFPSVSLGWNVAREHFFSDNISFVNTFKFRGSYGQLGNQKPADGSADFYPTYVTMPVGTASGSWLINGARPNTASAPGLISSTLTWETVKSYDLGLDWGMLGNRLTGSFDWFRRKTLNMVGPAPTLPVILGTAVPQTNNTDLQTAGFEFEVAWNDRLKNGLGYSLRLLLSDYQTTITRYPNETKDLSRYREGQKMGDIWGYTTIGIAKSQEEMDSHLATLANGGQSAFGSQWGAGDIMYADLNGDGLINSGAYTQDNPGDLRKIGNSTPRYTVGMDLNLDWKGFDFRAFIQGVLKRDYWQGSYFFWGATDNIWWSTGFKDHADYFRADANHPLGQNLDSYYPRPVFGSGKNQQVQTRYLQDASYLRLKNLQLGYTVPQSITQKAGIQKLRIYFSGENILTRSKIAKMFDPETVDGGSGGSVYPLSKVYSAGLSITL encoded by the coding sequence ATGAAAGAAAGACTACGCTATTTTTTTAACAGGATGGGCGTTATAGTGGCCCTTCTCACTGTCTTATCGACCACGTCATATGCCCAAATGGTAAAGGTCCAGGGAATTGTGAAAGATGCTTCGGGCCCGCTCCCGGGTGTTAGTGTTCTTGCCAAGGGGACCACCGCCGGTACAATAACTGACGCAAACGGAAACTATAAACTTGACATCGCCAACAATGCCGTACTGGTATTTACATTTATCGGCTATATCGCCACAGAAGTTGAGCTCGCCGATCACTCACCGAAGGCCAATGGCGTTTACGAACTGGATGTAACGCTCAATAACAACATCAACAACCTTGATGAAGTGGTGGTCGTTGGTTTTGGTACCCAGAAAAAAGTAAACCTCACCGGCGCTGTGGCAACAGTGGATGCGAAAGCGATCGAAAGCAGGCCTGTACGGAATGCTACACAAGCATTGCAGGGGCTGGTAACCGGTCTCAACATTTCACAAAACAACGGATCACTGGAAAGCAACCCGAGCATCAACATCCGTGGCAATGGAACGATTGGAAATTCTTCTTCGAGCCCGCTGATTATGGTGGACGGGATGGAAGGATCTTTGAATGCCATTAACCCGCAGGACATTGAAAGTATTTCAGTATTGAAAGACGCTGCTGCCGCGGCTGTTTATGGTTCACGTGCTGCTTTCGGTGTGATCCTGGTTACTACCAAAAGAGGTAAGGCTGGCAAACTCTCCATTAATTACAACAACAGCTTTAGGGCAACCACGCCGGTTTTGATGCCGAAAATGATGGATTCGTACACTTTTGCATTGTATTTCAACGATGCAGGACAAAACGGAGGCAGTGCACCGCATTTTAATACCGACCAACTCCAGCGCATCCAGGATTACCAGAGCGGTAAAATCACCACTTCGGTTATTGCTAATCCGAACAACCCGCTTTACTGGGCCGACGGCTATGGCTACGGTAACGCCAATGTGGATTGGTACAAGGAAATGTTCAGAAGCAAAACCCTGTCTCAGGAGCACAATTTCAGTCTGAGCGGCGGTACTGAGAAAACACAGGTTTACATATCCGGTAACTACATGGGCCAGCAAGGTCTGATGAAGTTCAATCAAGATGATTTTACCCGGTATGGTCTTACTGCGAAGATCAACTCAAAACTCACAGAGGCACTTTCGGTTAATTATTCCACGCGTTTTATCCGCGAAGATTATAACCGGCCCGCCAACCTGACCAATGGTTTTTATCAGGACCTTGGTCGCCAGGGCTGGCCTACATTGCCTTTGTACGATCCCAATGGGTTTCTTTTCAGCTCTCCTTCCCCTGCTTTGGCAATGAAGGATGGCGGCAAAGACCGCAACCAGACCGACAACCTTTACAATCAACTTCAGCTGGTGCTGGAACCGGTAAAAGGATGGAAGTCTTTCGCGGAAATCAATTACCGTACCCGTAATGATTTCAGGCACTGGGATTTGCAAAAAACCTACAACCACGACGTGAACGGGAGTCCGTATGTATACAGCAACAATTCCGCCGTCTACGAATATGCCAATAAAGAAAACTATTTCAACGCCAACTTATACTCTGAATACAGCCGTACCATTGCTCAAAAGCACTTTTTCAAAATCATGGGCGGGTTTCAGACCGAACTTACCAAATACCACAACCTGGGCGCACAAAGAAACGGAATCCTCGTGCCCTCATTGCCAACAATTGCCACCACCAGCGGTACGGATGCAAATGGCCTGGCGGTTGCTCCCTCGGTTACCGGTGTTTACCAGCGCTGGGCTACTGCCGGTTTCTTTGGACGTCTGAATTATGATTATGACGGTAAGTATCTGCTGGAAGCCAATCTTCGTTATGACGGTTCGTCCCGCTACCGTGCACAGCAACGCTGGGATCTTTTCCCGTCCGTTTCATTAGGTTGGAATGTGGCCAGAGAGCATTTCTTTTCGGATAACATCTCGTTTGTCAATACATTCAAATTCCGTGGATCTTACGGCCAGTTGGGAAACCAAAAGCCTGCTGACGGTTCAGCGGACTTTTATCCTACCTACGTGACGATGCCGGTAGGCACGGCGAGTGGATCCTGGCTGATCAACGGCGCAAGACCCAATACAGCGAGCGCGCCGGGCTTGATCAGCTCGACGCTGACATGGGAAACGGTCAAAAGCTACGATCTGGGTCTTGACTGGGGAATGCTTGGCAATCGCCTGACTGGCTCATTCGATTGGTTCCGTCGCAAGACACTCAACATGGTAGGCCCTGCGCCCACATTGCCCGTCATCCTGGGAACTGCGGTACCGCAAACCAACAATACTGACTTGCAAACAGCGGGCTTCGAGTTTGAGGTGGCCTGGAACGACCGCCTGAAAAACGGATTGGGCTACAGTCTTCGTTTGCTGTTATCGGACTATCAAACTACCATCACGCGGTACCCGAATGAGACCAAAGACCTTTCGAGGTATCGTGAAGGACAAAAAATGGGCGACATCTGGGGGTACACGACCATAGGTATCGCGAAGTCTCAGGAAGAGATGGATTCCCATTTGGCAACACTTGCAAACGGAGGCCAGAGTGCTTTCGGATCACAGTGGGGAGCAGGCGACATCATGTATGCAGATCTGAACGGCGATGGCCTGATCAACAGCGGTGCTTATACTCAGGATAACCCGGGCGACTTGCGTAAAATCGGTAACAGCACACCGCGATACACCGTCGGTATGGACCTGAACCTGGACTGGAAAGGTTTCGATTTTCGTGCCTTTATCCAGGGTGTTCTGAAACGTGATTACTGGCAGGGCAGCTACTTCTTCTGGGGGGCGACCGACAACATCTGGTGGTCGACCGGATTTAAAGACCATGCCGATTACTTCCGTGCCGATGCAAACCATCCGTTGGGCCAGAACCTTGACTCCTATTATCCACGCCCCGTATTTGGCAGCGGTAAAAACCAGCAGGTGCAAACCCGCTATCTTCAGGATGCTTCATACCTCCGCTTGAAAAACCTTCAACTTGGATATACCGTCCCGCAAAGCATTACTCAAAAGGCAGGTATTCAAAAACTGAGGATCTACTTCTCTGGTGAAAACATACTTACCAGATCGAAAATAGCGAAAATGTTTGACCCTGAAACGGTGGACGGCGGTTCTGGCGGAAGTGTATACCCACTCTCAAAAGTTTACTCGGCCGGTTTAAGTATTACTCTTTAA
- a CDS encoding RagB/SusD family nutrient uptake outer membrane protein, giving the protein MNFFRYKKLSAIVLGLTGFMAVSCNDYLDQSPLSSITPEDYLREESQLAAYAVGAYPAILPSHGNWSFGTFGTDGNTDDMAIPALDNKYMPGLWRTGSAGGDWDFANIFQMNYFLQTVIPRLKNGEITGTDANIRHYIGEIYFLRAFEYFKKLQALGDFPILRTTLPDNQAALTAASVRNPRNEVARFIISDLDSAALMMQNIAPAGGTNRVSKRVAQLVKSRVALYEGTWLKYFKGTAYVPKGPEWPGSSKPEGSAYAFPTGSIEGEIDYFLTQAMAAAKEVASSVQLVNNTGIILSANNENPYFNMFSAENMSSYSEVLMWRQYNRTLVTHNVPVNAQAGNYAVGLTRSMVESFLMANGLPIYAAGSGYKGDDYINDVRTDRDGRLNLFLKEPGQKNVLLNLALGSHATEIEPTPMIWESSYEKKYTTGYTIRKGLTYDAIHCGNGAGYTGSITFRAVEAYLNYIEANYEKTGTLDADAISYWQQIRTRAKVNADIDKTIAATQMSKETADWGAYSANRLVSPTLYNIRRERRNELMAEGLRFMDLKRWRAMDQMINTPYHVEGFKLWGPMKAWYTASQLVYGGAVSNSVVSDPALSTYLRPHEIRSNSNSYNGTKWAMAHYLSPIAAQHFTLTATAGDATTSPIYQNPGWTTTAGAAPIGY; this is encoded by the coding sequence ATGAATTTTTTCAGATATAAAAAACTAAGTGCCATTGTGCTGGGACTGACTGGTTTCATGGCCGTATCCTGCAATGATTACCTGGATCAATCACCCCTGTCCAGCATTACACCGGAAGACTACCTTCGTGAAGAGTCGCAACTTGCAGCCTACGCAGTGGGTGCTTACCCCGCCATTCTGCCTTCCCATGGCAACTGGTCGTTCGGCACTTTTGGTACAGACGGCAACACGGACGATATGGCGATCCCGGCTTTGGACAATAAATATATGCCCGGCTTATGGAGAACAGGATCGGCAGGCGGAGACTGGGATTTTGCGAATATTTTCCAGATGAACTACTTTTTGCAGACGGTTATACCTCGTTTGAAAAATGGCGAAATCACCGGAACTGACGCTAACATCAGGCATTACATTGGGGAGATTTACTTTCTGAGGGCATTTGAATACTTCAAAAAGTTGCAGGCGCTGGGAGACTTTCCGATCCTTCGCACAACCCTTCCCGACAACCAGGCTGCATTGACGGCCGCCAGCGTACGAAACCCGAGGAATGAGGTGGCCCGTTTTATTATTTCCGACCTTGATTCGGCAGCACTGATGATGCAGAACATTGCGCCTGCCGGAGGGACCAATCGCGTTTCAAAAAGGGTAGCACAACTGGTAAAATCACGTGTAGCATTGTATGAAGGCACCTGGCTGAAATATTTCAAAGGTACAGCCTATGTTCCGAAAGGCCCGGAATGGCCGGGAAGCAGCAAACCGGAAGGTTCAGCTTATGCATTCCCGACCGGAAGTATTGAGGGAGAGATCGACTATTTCCTTACCCAGGCAATGGCTGCTGCCAAGGAGGTTGCATCGAGCGTACAGCTGGTAAACAACACCGGGATTATTCTCTCTGCCAACAATGAAAACCCGTATTTCAATATGTTCAGCGCTGAAAACATGTCTTCATACAGCGAAGTGTTGATGTGGCGGCAGTACAACAGAACGCTGGTAACCCACAACGTCCCGGTGAACGCACAGGCAGGCAACTATGCGGTGGGACTCACCAGAAGTATGGTTGAAAGCTTTCTGATGGCCAACGGGCTACCGATTTATGCGGCAGGAAGTGGTTATAAAGGCGATGATTATATCAATGACGTGCGCACCGACCGTGACGGCAGACTTAACCTGTTTCTCAAAGAGCCGGGCCAGAAAAACGTATTGCTCAATCTCGCACTGGGATCACATGCAACAGAGATCGAGCCTACGCCAATGATCTGGGAGTCGAGCTACGAGAAAAAATATACCACCGGCTACACGATCCGTAAAGGGCTGACTTACGATGCCATTCATTGCGGAAACGGTGCGGGATATACAGGATCCATCACATTCCGGGCGGTGGAAGCTTACCTGAATTACATTGAGGCGAACTACGAGAAAACGGGAACACTCGACGCGGATGCGATCAGCTACTGGCAGCAGATCCGGACGCGTGCGAAAGTGAATGCCGACATTGACAAAACGATTGCTGCTACGCAAATGTCCAAAGAAACGGCTGATTGGGGCGCTTATTCGGCCAACCGGCTTGTGTCTCCTACATTGTACAACATACGCCGCGAACGTCGTAACGAATTGATGGCCGAAGGCTTGCGCTTTATGGACCTGAAAAGGTGGAGGGCCATGGACCAGATGATCAACACGCCATACCACGTGGAGGGGTTCAAACTCTGGGGTCCGATGAAAGCTTGGTACACCGCTTCCCAGCTCGTATATGGAGGTGCCGTCAGCAATTCAGTAGTTTCCGATCCGGCGTTGAGCACGTACCTGAGACCTCACGAAATCAGAAGCAACTCCAATTCTTATAACGGGACCAAATGGGCAATGGCACACTACCTGAGCCCGATTGCGGCGCAGCACTTCACACTCACAGCCACTGCCGGAGATGCCACTACGTCACCGATCTATCAAAATCCAGGCTGGACTACCACCGCTGGCGCTGCGCCAATCGGATATTAA
- a CDS encoding LamG-like jellyroll fold domain-containing protein: MTNSRLFFLFLFSLLLSLSGYQTTAEILAAAADADSVDVTDRIVNPSFESAFTGWTNDGLATQNNADFNPQKAGNTYVEKWVGSPPLPNVSISQKITGLANGQYTLWIGAQHITQNPLRGQPGGFVFGNDAKKEVGAKGEYAVDFLVVDGTARIGFKTENSKANWAACDNFRLYYKGVATDSMRVRLQVLVDSATIVSAKKMLNADRTALESALASAQQSLSQNAAGDELADRIVQLQNVLGTVSLSIDAFIGLQEAIDAADIVYGDGSGTGAATLLEVIDRNKVLVNHLDAALEDLHNGAEEIYAAILAFRLANASVASPLEMTQHIVNPSFESSFTGWINSGLATQSNADFNPQKAGSIYVEKWVGSPPLPNVSVSQKIVDLPNGKYALKIGAQHIAQNPLSGQPGGFVFANDAQTEVKEKSEYAVDFLVVDNTATIGFKTENSQGNWAACDNFRLYYQGAATDAIKEKLQALVDSATIVLNEKMQNAHRTPLQNAVDSGNQSLVNNAENEWPDRIVALQNTLSAAWISIEAYSKLQTAVDSAVAAYGDGSGNGAGNLLAVIDENKALVDHLDAALADVQKAPDEVYAAILAFRVANATGPAPVVVTDARMARGATMAFGRSTISGVEASRIREHGFCWSTSPQPTIFDNKTTSYFSNNGFIYRIENLQPATVYYLRAYAIGPNYVVGYGEVVKVTTIPKGNVTYQLQSSVTESGEHYPRIASAMQSAVDYYNNLTSISGHHLSVNYNAGTPTAEASYGGYMQFGASASYQRTGTALHEIAHTIGVGQHWIWYGPNSPLRAEGTRGKWLGERANKVVQFLDNDPAAFMTGDAVHMWPYGINGAHEDNNSAFLYTANALIVQALGEDGLPPTGGFATPAYTFDSDTSKYYIKIEDEKLGFNTSFLVENESGQLANKVISATDVLKESHAAWYVQFIPATGYYQIRNAATGKLFTYQGDNDMGLTASNLATTQSFQLMGARYNTMIGEGEKSFSAKAYWIVSPQPNMTPPTLGANADGSTSAVAFSFTDAAKSQRWFLLTGENVKSFESLLVAPTEIENLHVASGDAKIILTWDSSFGTSYDVFRAEAQNGTYTSVAENLSFARYEDTATTNGQTYHYKLVAHNDLGTSPESAILSGTPVKGQHLHLSFDENSGSIAYDDWGAFHAQLKNGATWSAGINVPSNRTVSNRTVESDQSALMLSETDRSYLQLDPGVVSTLSDFSLAAWVKLPENLGDNARLFDFGSGTDTYMAFAPKVGSNVWYQIRHASGDYALFIPYTIPANEWVHLAITQQDKTFRFFVNGKLIFTDQQATVKPSDLGVTTQNYLGRSQWSNDPYGNQALEDFRIYNFALSEQQMATLADANSLPVRLISFEGKADTEGNYLTWRTAEELNNDHFIVERAFNMPSNFQAIAQLKGKGTTALESDYQFIDTQARGRMAYYRLRQVDIDGTTDFSRIIAIDNRTLRPLNAYPNPAADHITVELPDASVARVHYQVFSVNGRLVLEDKQYLPNEGSVHIDTSRLPVGVYRIMIAKPVGSGFGATVIKR; encoded by the coding sequence ATGACGAACTCTAGACTTTTTTTTCTATTTTTATTCAGCTTGCTTCTTAGCTTATCGGGCTATCAGACCACGGCAGAAATCCTTGCTGCTGCCGCAGACGCTGATTCGGTTGATGTGACGGACCGTATCGTTAATCCAAGCTTTGAGTCGGCTTTTACCGGCTGGACCAATGACGGCCTGGCTACCCAAAACAATGCCGATTTTAATCCACAAAAAGCGGGTAACACCTACGTGGAGAAATGGGTAGGTAGCCCGCCGCTACCTAACGTAAGCATATCCCAGAAAATAACCGGGCTGGCCAACGGGCAATATACCCTGTGGATAGGTGCCCAGCATATCACCCAAAATCCCCTGCGCGGCCAGCCCGGTGGTTTTGTATTTGGCAATGATGCAAAGAAGGAAGTTGGAGCAAAAGGAGAATACGCGGTTGACTTTCTGGTCGTTGATGGCACAGCGAGGATTGGCTTTAAAACAGAAAATTCAAAAGCGAACTGGGCTGCCTGCGATAATTTCAGGCTGTATTACAAAGGGGTAGCCACAGATTCCATGAGGGTTAGATTGCAGGTTTTGGTTGATTCCGCCACCATTGTCTCAGCTAAGAAAATGCTGAATGCAGACCGGACTGCCCTGGAAAGCGCCCTTGCTTCCGCCCAGCAAAGTCTATCTCAGAACGCCGCCGGCGATGAACTGGCCGACCGGATTGTTCAGCTGCAAAATGTGCTCGGAACTGTCAGCTTGTCCATCGATGCCTTCATTGGTTTGCAGGAAGCAATTGATGCCGCTGATATTGTTTACGGCGACGGAAGCGGTACGGGAGCAGCTACCTTGCTGGAAGTCATCGACAGAAATAAGGTACTGGTCAATCATCTTGATGCAGCGCTCGAAGACCTTCATAATGGTGCCGAAGAAATCTATGCGGCGATTCTGGCCTTCCGGCTTGCTAATGCATCAGTCGCATCGCCTCTTGAAATGACGCAGCATATTGTGAACCCAAGCTTTGAATCGTCTTTTACAGGATGGATAAATAGTGGCCTGGCTACCCAGAGCAATGCAGATTTTAACCCACAAAAAGCAGGCAGCATTTATGTGGAAAAATGGGTAGGCAGCCCGCCTCTCCCCAATGTAAGCGTGTCCCAGAAAATCGTTGACCTGCCAAACGGGAAATACGCATTAAAGATCGGTGCCCAGCATATCGCGCAGAATCCATTGAGCGGACAACCCGGCGGCTTCGTGTTTGCCAATGATGCACAAACAGAGGTGAAAGAAAAAAGCGAATATGCCGTTGACTTTCTGGTCGTAGACAATACCGCAACCATCGGGTTTAAAACGGAAAACTCCCAGGGTAACTGGGCGGCCTGTGATAATTTCAGATTGTATTACCAGGGTGCCGCCACGGACGCCATCAAAGAAAAGCTTCAGGCCCTGGTTGATTCTGCTACGATTGTGTTAAACGAAAAGATGCAGAATGCCCATCGGACACCGCTTCAAAACGCCGTTGATTCCGGTAACCAAAGCCTTGTTAACAATGCTGAGAATGAATGGCCGGATCGGATTGTAGCATTGCAGAATACATTAAGTGCAGCCTGGATATCGATCGAGGCTTACAGCAAATTACAAACTGCCGTTGACTCTGCTGTGGCCGCATATGGTGACGGCAGTGGTAATGGAGCGGGCAACCTACTTGCAGTTATCGACGAAAATAAAGCCCTGGTCGATCATCTTGATGCTGCCCTGGCAGATGTGCAGAAAGCGCCCGATGAAGTATATGCGGCAATTTTAGCTTTCCGGGTTGCCAATGCAACGGGTCCCGCACCGGTGGTAGTGACCGACGCTCGCATGGCCCGTGGGGCAACCATGGCGTTTGGCCGCAGTACCATATCCGGAGTTGAGGCCAGCAGGATCCGCGAACACGGTTTTTGCTGGAGTACGAGTCCCCAGCCTACTATTTTTGACAATAAAACGACGAGCTATTTCTCGAATAACGGCTTTATTTACCGCATTGAGAACTTACAGCCTGCGACGGTGTACTACTTGCGGGCCTATGCCATAGGTCCTAATTATGTGGTGGGCTACGGCGAGGTAGTAAAAGTGACCACCATTCCCAAAGGAAATGTTACGTATCAGTTACAATCCAGCGTAACAGAAAGTGGAGAACATTATCCCCGCATTGCAAGCGCCATGCAGTCCGCCGTTGACTACTATAATAATCTGACCAGTATTTCAGGTCACCATTTATCGGTAAACTATAATGCAGGCACGCCTACCGCAGAGGCAAGTTATGGCGGATATATGCAGTTTGGAGCTAGTGCAAGTTATCAGAGAACCGGAACGGCACTTCATGAGATAGCGCATACGATAGGGGTTGGGCAGCACTGGATTTGGTATGGTCCAAACTCTCCGCTAAGGGCCGAGGGGACAAGAGGAAAATGGTTAGGCGAACGCGCAAACAAAGTAGTACAATTTTTAGATAACGACCCTGCTGCATTCATGACTGGTGATGCCGTTCATATGTGGCCGTACGGAATCAACGGAGCGCATGAGGATAATAACAGTGCGTTTTTGTACACGGCCAATGCGCTCATAGTCCAGGCGCTGGGCGAAGACGGTTTACCGCCAACAGGCGGGTTTGCTACCCCGGCATACACATTTGATAGTGATACTTCGAAATATTATATCAAAATCGAAGATGAAAAGTTGGGATTCAATACCTCTTTCCTGGTTGAAAATGAATCAGGGCAACTTGCAAATAAAGTAATATCGGCTACGGATGTGCTCAAAGAGAGCCATGCAGCCTGGTATGTGCAGTTCATTCCGGCAACCGGCTACTATCAGATCCGAAATGCGGCTACGGGAAAACTGTTCACCTACCAGGGCGACAATGACATGGGGTTAACTGCCTCAAACTTGGCCACAACCCAGTCATTCCAGCTGATGGGGGCCCGTTACAATACAATGATCGGTGAAGGAGAAAAATCTTTCAGCGCAAAAGCTTACTGGATTGTGAGCCCGCAGCCTAACATGACCCCGCCCACGTTGGGAGCGAATGCCGATGGTTCTACAAGTGCCGTAGCTTTTAGTTTTACTGACGCTGCCAAATCTCAACGCTGGTTTTTGCTGACGGGGGAAAATGTGAAGTCATTTGAAAGTTTACTGGTTGCACCGACTGAAATAGAAAACCTGCACGTTGCTTCCGGTGATGCGAAAATTATACTGACCTGGGATTCTTCCTTTGGTACAAGCTATGATGTCTTTCGTGCTGAGGCTCAGAATGGCACTTATACAAGTGTGGCTGAAAATCTGTCTTTTGCAAGATATGAAGATACTGCTACCACAAATGGACAAACTTATCATTACAAGTTGGTAGCCCACAACGACCTGGGTACCAGTCCCGAATCAGCCATTCTTTCAGGCACTCCGGTAAAGGGGCAACATCTTCATCTATCCTTCGATGAGAATAGCGGAAGCATTGCCTACGATGATTGGGGAGCCTTTCACGCCCAGTTGAAAAATGGAGCCACGTGGTCGGCAGGTATCAATGTCCCTTCCAATAGAACCGTCTCAAACAGGACAGTGGAATCCGACCAAAGTGCTCTCATGCTTTCTGAAACCGATAGGTCCTATCTACAACTTGATCCGGGCGTTGTGAGTACGCTGTCCGATTTCTCACTGGCTGCGTGGGTGAAGCTGCCGGAAAATTTAGGTGACAATGCCCGCCTTTTCGATTTCGGTTCCGGCACGGATACTTATATGGCTTTTGCTCCAAAGGTCGGCTCCAATGTGTGGTACCAGATCAGGCATGCGTCAGGCGACTATGCGTTGTTTATTCCGTACACCATTCCAGCTAATGAGTGGGTGCATCTGGCCATTACCCAGCAGGATAAAACGTTCAGGTTTTTTGTAAACGGAAAATTGATTTTCACCGACCAACAGGCCACCGTAAAACCCTCGGATCTGGGCGTGACCACCCAAAATTACCTGGGCCGCTCGCAATGGTCCAATGACCCTTATGGCAACCAGGCGCTGGAAGATTTCAGGATCTATAACTTCGCATTGTCAGAACAGCAGATGGCCACACTGGCTGACGCCAATTCCCTGCCGGTCCGCCTGATATCCTTTGAAGGAAAAGCAGATACCGAGGGTAATTACCTGACCTGGCGGACAGCCGAGGAGCTCAACAACGATCACTTCATTGTGGAACGGGCTTTCAATATGCCTTCGAATTTTCAGGCTATCGCCCAGCTTAAAGGGAAAGGTACAACTGCACTGGAAAGTGACTATCAATTCATTGATACCCAGGCCCGCGGACGCATGGCCTACTACCGGCTACGACAAGTGGATATAGACGGCACAACGGATTTCAGCCGGATTATTGCCATTGATAACCGGACATTGCGCCCGCTGAATGCTTATCCGAACCCAGCAGCTGACCATATTACAGTTGAGCTGCCCGATGCCAGCGTTGCGCGCGTACATTATCAGGTATTTAGTGTTAATGGGCGACTTGTACTGGAAGACAAACAGTATCTCCCAAACGAGGGTAGTGTGCATATCGACACGAGCCGACTACCCGTGGGAGTCTATCGAATAATGATCGCAAAACCTGTGGGCAGCGGTTTTGGAGCAACAGTAATTAAAAGGTAA
- a CDS encoding cupin, which yields MIRSMKFEIEKYQFGDDGVIPNSELPVLVYRQVCTAEDKSDWFEATFIANRWTNNWRDTILSYHHFHSTTHEVLGVGQGAVRLQIGGSSGVTLTVVAGDMIVLPAGVGHCSLPGQGDYEIVGGYPDGASWDLLTGTEAERRAALPRIKGVPIPVTDPIEGIEGVLIKYWT from the coding sequence ATGATCAGATCAATGAAATTTGAAATTGAAAAATATCAGTTTGGTGACGATGGGGTCATTCCCAACAGTGAGCTGCCGGTGTTGGTGTACCGACAGGTTTGCACGGCCGAGGATAAGTCGGATTGGTTTGAAGCCACCTTCATTGCGAATCGATGGACGAATAATTGGCGTGATACCATCCTTTCATATCACCATTTTCATAGCACGACACACGAAGTACTAGGCGTAGGGCAGGGCGCAGTCCGCTTGCAGATCGGGGGCAGTTCGGGAGTCACTTTAACGGTCGTGGCAGGAGATATGATTGTGTTACCGGCTGGTGTAGGTCATTGCTCTTTGCCGGGGCAAGGCGATTATGAAATTGTCGGCGGCTACCCTGATGGCGCGTCCTGGGACCTGCTGACAGGAACCGAAGCGGAACGCAGGGCCGCGCTGCCCCGGATTAAAGGCGTCCCCATACCAGTTACCGACCCAATCGAGGGTATTGAGGGGGTCTTGATAAAATACTGGACGTGA